Proteins from a single region of Scleropages formosus chromosome 22, fSclFor1.1, whole genome shotgun sequence:
- the snta1 gene encoding alpha-1-syntrophin, translated as MAAGVKSQKTGLLELRLSVERWVRVLASLSEDALTVSPGGGDGAGAERGGASPSPGGAANGDPSEQHGSGGGSGSGGSGCGSSAAPDAIANVKRTVRVVKQDVGGLGISIKGGKENKMPILISKIFKGLAADQTEALYVGDAILSVNGNDLREATHDEAVQALKKTGKEVILEVKYIKEMSAYFKNAGQGGPLPWDSPPASLHKQGAANSAAELKESREIPLKMCQVTRKQCPPDTENRYFEVISADRRSSLFLRAKDPAVAQSWYNAIQAAVGALIPKVKEELRGMHGGQEIKHIGWLTEQPPQGPERPVLAMLTERDLVLYRTLPDNRETLSSPDHSHPLITTRLVHSGPGKSSPIMDSELTFALRSGTRQGVETHIFRVDSAKELSAWTRMLVDGCHNAAELIKEVTAACNWNGKECTLGIHIDEGFTLFTEEPGLRRTVLLQRPFEKLRMSSDDGVRLMYLDFGGPEGEIQLDLHSCPKTIVFIIHSFLSAKVKRLGLLA; from the exons ATGGCCGCCGGCGTGAAGTCGCAGAAGACCGGGCTGCTGGAGCTCCGGCTCTCCGTGGAGCGCTGGGTCCGGGTCTTGGCGAGTCTGTCCGAGGACGCGCTCACCGTGAGTCCCGGCGGCGGGGACGGAGCCGGCGCGGAGCGCGGGGGCGCGAGCCCGAGTCCCGGCGGTGCGGCGAACGGGGATCCGTCCGAGCAGCACGGCTCCGGCGGCGGTTCCGGCTCCGGCGGCTCCGGCTGCGGCTCCTCCGCGGCGCCCGACGCGATCGCCAACGTGAAGCGCACCGTGCGGGTCGTGAAGCAGGACGTGGGCGGACTCGGCATCAGTATCAAAG GGGGTAAAGAGAACAAGATGCCAATTCTCATTTCCAAGATTTTCAAAGGGCTCGCGGCCGACCAGACCGAGGCTCTCTACGTGGGCGACGCCATCCTCTCGGTCAATGGCAATGACCTACGAGAAGCCACACACGACGAGGCTGTGCAGGCCCTGAAGAAGACAGGCAAGGAAGTTATTCTGGAAG TGAAGTACATCAAGGAGATGTCCGCCTACTTTAAGAACGCCGGACAAGGGGGTCCTTTACCCTGGGACTCTCCACCAGCCTCCCTGCACAAGCAAGGGGCCGCTAACTCCGCAGCGGAGctcaaggagagcagagagatcCCCCTGAAGATGTGCCAAGTCACCAGGAAGCAATGCCCACCCGATACGGAGAACAG ATACTTTGAGGTGATCTCCGCCGACCGAAGGTCCTCTCTGTTCCTGCGGGCGAAGGATCCGGCTGTGGCGCAGTCGTGGTACAACGCCATCCAGGCGGCTGTTGGTGCCCTCATCCCTaaggtgaaggaggagctgagggGCATGCACGGTGGCCAAGAGATCAAGCACATCGGCTGGCTCACCGAGCAG CCACCCCAGGGCCCTGAGAGGCCGGTTCTGGCCATGCTGACGGAGAGAGACCTGGTCCTATACAGGACTCTGCCAGACAACAGGGAGACCCTGAGCAGCCCTGACCATAGCCACCCACTGATCACCACAAG ATTGGTGCATTCGGGCCCTGGGAAGAGCTCCCCTATCATGGACTCCGAGCTGACCTTTGCCCTCCGCAGTGGGACAAGGCAAGGAGTGGAAACCCACATCTTTCGGGTCGATTCGGCCAAAGAGCTGTCTGCGTGGACTCGCATGCTTGTCGACGGCTGCCACAACGCCGCAGAGCTCATAAAGGAGGTCACCGCTG CTTGTAACTGGAACGGGAAGGAGTGCACCCTGGGAATCCATATCGACGAGGGCTTCACCCTCTTCACTGAGGAGCCGGGCCTCAGGAGGACCGTGCTGCTGCAGCGGCCCTTCGAGAAGCTGCGCATGTCCTCCGATGATGGCGTGCGCCTGATGTACCTAGACTTCGGGGGGCCCGAGGGAGAGATT CAACTGGATCTCCACTCTTGCCCGAAGACCATTGTGTTCATCATCCACTCCTTCCTGTCTGCAAAGGTGAAGAGACTAGGCCTGTTGGCATGA